The following proteins are co-located in the Euwallacea fornicatus isolate EFF26 chromosome 16, ASM4011564v1, whole genome shotgun sequence genome:
- the olf186-M gene encoding protein ITPRID2 isoform X1 produces MEKSPKSSNMAELKRKNSTVTQQWLENLQNLQNHQMNHLQNTSYSNMYAPQQSLMSRQRQLLRDNSIQSDDSHCSSVESVLELRKPDPEEVLLSLGFGPRRNSHNIGRIPARFLQPSRLIPQIDINEFLERYAQNSADLPQSIPNSPVHLKQKN; encoded by the exons ATGGAAAAATCACCTAAAAGTAG TAATATGGCAgaacttaaaagaaaaaactctACGGTAACTCAGCAATGGTTAGAGAACTTGCAAAACCTTCAGAACCACCAAATGAATCATCTCCAAAATACTTCCTACTCAAACATGTATGCCCCGCAGCAATCACTAATGAGCAGACAGAGACAACTATTAAG AGATAATTCTATCCAATCAGATGACAGCCACTGCAGTAGTGTTGAGTCAGTGTTGGAACTCAGAAAGCCAGATCCTGAAGAAGTATTGCTAAGCTTGGGGTTTGGGCCTAGGCGAAATTCACATAATATAGGGAGAATTCCTGCTAGGTTTCTGCAGCCCTCTAGA ttAATACCCCAAATTGACATTAATGAGTTCCTTGAGAGATATGCTCAAAATTCTGCTGATTTACCACA GTCCATTCCGAATTCTCCAGTccatttgaaacaaaagaattaa
- the olf186-M gene encoding protein ITPRID2 isoform X2 — protein MAELKRKNSTVTQQWLENLQNLQNHQMNHLQNTSYSNMYAPQQSLMSRQRQLLRDNSIQSDDSHCSSVESVLELRKPDPEEVLLSLGFGPRRNSHNIGRIPARFLQPSRLIPQIDINEFLERYAQNSADLPQSIPNSPVHLKQKN, from the exons ATGGCAgaacttaaaagaaaaaactctACGGTAACTCAGCAATGGTTAGAGAACTTGCAAAACCTTCAGAACCACCAAATGAATCATCTCCAAAATACTTCCTACTCAAACATGTATGCCCCGCAGCAATCACTAATGAGCAGACAGAGACAACTATTAAG AGATAATTCTATCCAATCAGATGACAGCCACTGCAGTAGTGTTGAGTCAGTGTTGGAACTCAGAAAGCCAGATCCTGAAGAAGTATTGCTAAGCTTGGGGTTTGGGCCTAGGCGAAATTCACATAATATAGGGAGAATTCCTGCTAGGTTTCTGCAGCCCTCTAGA ttAATACCCCAAATTGACATTAATGAGTTCCTTGAGAGATATGCTCAAAATTCTGCTGATTTACCACA GTCCATTCCGAATTCTCCAGTccatttgaaacaaaagaattaa
- the LOC136344263 gene encoding uncharacterized protein isoform X1, with protein MGLRNRAGVDLAKFLCPALISINMSNEEDCPKERQTLQERHSIACSLENEIYDLIKHTPSTTDSARESLEGFIKSKKLEVENEFRDEQAKDAKSKMSQICGVENNIEEATKDYERASSDTNDPTQLKLPYFVVCRQRLLKAGKQQRTQFIRELKAHELLRARALDGVRIHREFCNPILSSVDPKELIVLTKKQKEKIEKLLLGP; from the exons ATGGGACTTCGAAATCGGGCTGGAGTTGATCTTGCT AAATTCCTGTGTCCAGCgttaatttccattaacaTGTCGAATGAAGAAGACTGTCCTAAGGAAAGACAAACTCTACAGGAAAGACACTCAATAGCGTGCTCGCTTGAAAATGAG ATATATGACTTGATAAAACATACACCCAGTACTACAGATTCCGCACGAGAAAGTCTTGAGGGATTCATCAAATCTAAGAAGCTAGAAGTGGAAAACGAATTCAGGGATGAGCAGGCAAAGGATGCAAAAAGTAAAATGTCTCAGATTTGCGGTGTTGAAAACAACATTGAAGAGGCTACCAAGGATTATGAAAGGGCGTCAAGTGACACTAATGATCCTACGCAATTAAAATTGCCGTA tttCGTAGTGTGTCGCCAAAGACTGCTTAAAGCTGGTAAGCAGCAAAGGACTCAATTTATTAGAGAACTTAAAGCGCATGAGCTTTTAAGAGCAAGAGCACTGGATGGTGTACGAATTCACAG GGAATTTTGCAATCCGATTTTGAGCTCAGTAGACCCAAAGGAGTTAATAGTTTTgaccaaaaaacaaaaagagaaaatagAGAAGCTCCTACTAGGACCTTAA
- the LOC136344263 gene encoding uncharacterized protein isoform X2, with protein MSNEEDCPKERQTLQERHSIACSLENEIYDLIKHTPSTTDSARESLEGFIKSKKLEVENEFRDEQAKDAKSKMSQICGVENNIEEATKDYERASSDTNDPTQLKLPYFVVCRQRLLKAGKQQRTQFIRELKAHELLRARALDGVRIHREFCNPILSSVDPKELIVLTKKQKEKIEKLLLGP; from the exons aTGTCGAATGAAGAAGACTGTCCTAAGGAAAGACAAACTCTACAGGAAAGACACTCAATAGCGTGCTCGCTTGAAAATGAG ATATATGACTTGATAAAACATACACCCAGTACTACAGATTCCGCACGAGAAAGTCTTGAGGGATTCATCAAATCTAAGAAGCTAGAAGTGGAAAACGAATTCAGGGATGAGCAGGCAAAGGATGCAAAAAGTAAAATGTCTCAGATTTGCGGTGTTGAAAACAACATTGAAGAGGCTACCAAGGATTATGAAAGGGCGTCAAGTGACACTAATGATCCTACGCAATTAAAATTGCCGTA tttCGTAGTGTGTCGCCAAAGACTGCTTAAAGCTGGTAAGCAGCAAAGGACTCAATTTATTAGAGAACTTAAAGCGCATGAGCTTTTAAGAGCAAGAGCACTGGATGGTGTACGAATTCACAG GGAATTTTGCAATCCGATTTTGAGCTCAGTAGACCCAAAGGAGTTAATAGTTTTgaccaaaaaacaaaaagagaaaatagAGAAGCTCCTACTAGGACCTTAA